TACAGTTTTCAATTTCTCCCAATTTTCAGGTCGCAAAAAGAAGTTTTCAAAGTGTGATTTGCATACCGGGACAAAATTAACGAAATTTCTTTTCGGTCTTATTGGCGGCCGATccaagaatatttttttcttatattgtCTTGTATTTCGTCATAGAAATTATCTCTGATAAAGTTTATCCAATATTCTTAATGAGAACTGCGTTCTTCGTATCATTAATTACTGATGAAAACTTACGAGGCAGGTTAATTACTTTTTACACTTACATTTTGGCATTTTGCAAATAAATCTGTAAAGATTGTTGCATTTGACATCATTCCACTTTCCCAGTTTGTAAAAGTAGTCTTCCATGTGCACACAGTCTTCGTTGCCATAACTATTGGAAGGTTCGCCAGGGGTCCAGTTATTGTAATAAAGCTATATAACAAAGAAACATAGCGATTGGACGAAGATAATAATTGCTCTACAAAATGGATACTGATCAAGGCGTGTGGGGGAGTTTATTGCCCATATCATTGGTATGGTCTCCTCAAATGTAATGTCAAAACTCCTATAGCCTTTCATTTGAGAATATGCTATTTGAGAACTATTGCTTTCTGCAATACCGTCCTGGCTACTGCATGGATGTTGTAATTTCCATAGGATTCTgtacacaggaaataaatagTTCCAGCTGGCAAAGGTTAAAGAATCTATGTCAGTTTCAATGACATTTCAATAATACAGtaacaaaatagaaatacagataAAGGATTAATGTAAATTGATAAATGTATACTTACGTTAGTTCCATCGGTCCATTTCCAATTATTTTCGTCTTCTAAATCTGTTAAGCCAACCCACGTCCAGTCGCCGATGAAGTAAAGTCGTtctgaaatatcaaaataaatccatCTTCCCAATACTGGTTTTTCACAGCACCATGTCGTTTGTCTAGACGACgaatttatattgaaatatgTGCACAAAAATTATTCCTAAAGAACACTCAGAATCTAAAAGACTATAGCACTGATGATTTATCTTCCATCATGTCTACCCTCCCTTGTTTTGAGACGTAATCACTTAAGATATCTTTAGTCTGGTGCAAAGTTTCCTATCATCTATTTAGGTCTTCGggatttgtgaaaaaaatattctctcgATATATCTTTTAAGCTTATAACCTGTAATAAAGGACTGTTCTCCAATGGAATGAATACTGGCTAGATGTGATTCTGGAAATAAAGCTGCACACTCTGCTTCGGCATCTAGGAATGTCTTCTTTTCACTGGGTGAGTAGTAACACCATTGGTTGTACAGATCCCAACCAAGTTCACACGATCCGATATCTGCATATTTAATCATTATAAGAGGTCTAAATTAGCAATGACCCTAAAAGTTCCAAGATTTTCACTTTCATTCAATACTAAGACAAAATATTAACAATTTGATTAAACAATATGAAAAACCAAATGATTTGAACTAGGACACTGTAAAGATTTAATGTCATTTGTCAATAGGGAGTTTTCGCGCATCGACACAAAACGAAATCAAGAACAAAGTTAATGAATGCTCGTCAAATAACagtgaacagctgggaggtctttgtcgaaaattggcgAACAGGAACAGCtatttcgtcctaagtttcggagttgacgaaaaaaatgcaaatattttatgtcctttgtccagagtccaggttGAAGCTGGTGTTTTGATTTACCAATGGTCGaaaaagacttcttggttgctctTTGTCACGAATGGCAtctgaaaatacattttctatatGTTCTTGAAAGCCTTGTGTTGCCGTGCAAAAATTCCCTATTGAGAAGATACCTGGTCCCTAAACGTTTATGTATTTAATGTGGAATCATTTGTTATCGTTTCCAAAACTCTCatacagaatttaaaaaaacattacataAACATTTGTTACAGTCGTCTAAGTTGCCTCTTAGACAGTTGAACAATCAATACCATTGCTTATTTGGAATttaatctgaacacatgaaataaatttatactaCACTCAACTTACTATCTGGATCTGTCACCGGTGTTACGGTGGATTCTGCGGGGGAAAGTGTTAAAAGAGTAAGGAGTATAAATATCTTTTGTTTCAAGTATTTTTGTCCTacgtgaaaaaaaatacattaattaaataTAATATACTATCTTTTATATAGAGCGTTTTAGCCATACGTTATTTAAAAACgcgtattttggtctgcatcaattgcctgtGCCGCGCTGTGCAGTATCTGAGCGTATATAATTCTGACCGAAATCCGAAGAGTATCCCgtaggctcctgtacaaaattttcTATAGTGCACATGCGTGaatgcgtgaaatatacaacgTGTACAACAATGGAAGCAACGCGGTGCGCAGCCAGTGCGCAGCATAAGAGCCGATAAGAGCACAACATGGAGCACGACGTCACTCAATGAcatcataatgaactacatgcaAATAGCATGTCAACGACCAAATCTGATCTTATGAAGTGATGATGCCATTATGTGATAAGTTTAATcatagctccatggtttaatcaaaattttgggatagatgataaaaattatattggatgtttcactcgttagggccaatattccactcatctgcgattcgtggaatatttgcccaaactctagggcccgtattctgaagtcgggtttaacttaaactcaggtttaaagttgtggtttaagtatggcgagccaattgtcacataaatcactaacagtagagatatcatacttcagctcatttggctctcaaatcatttataattgtctaggaagtataaaaagattattggcttcaccatcgatgaatcaggaaagagcactgtaaacataagaaacatacaacttaataacaaattttatacttttggcttcccatacttaaaccacaactttaaacctgagtttaacttaaacccgacttcagaatacgggcctaggaatatttcttttattccattctgagccatccaatataatataaatattgaaaaattcaactccatcatcctcatcattattacaCAGACGAAAATTGTAACAAACAAACGATAAGTTTGTTATCAAATCATCAATCCTCACGTCTGCCCATAATAGTTTGGAAATTGTGAGGAATTTTTGTGTggaatatttaatttcaaatatttcaaatagccCACTTCTAacatttttcaaataatgacCAATGCACCTTGACCTTGTAACCCATGTAACCCAAAAAATTAATCAGCTAATCGTCGCTCCTATATGCACACGGGCCAAGGGGATTCCTCAAAATGTTATTTGGTTATCACGAGtataagggtgcgtttatccgccacttttttacactagaatcatgatctgaatcatgattcaaatcatgattctgcagaatcacgattgcgtttagtcaaaattgaatataatcatgattagaatcacaaccatgaaacacgaaaaaaggggcgtttggaaagacgtttctgcagaatcacgtacgaaaatgttcgaataaacgatatcgtgattacaatcatgattctatgacctcactgttgtgtcgggctactttcggtttaactcttgccaagctcaaggcgctctatatgctcattgtatgtacatgattatgtactacgcatgcatttcttgtcatgttcaagttctgtgttggtcatcgcatcgtccactacttttcattttttggtcatgtcttcaacttcaagttctagtaaatgaattaactggacagacaatgatctcagttgttgttgagtatacaatatcaatattaaattggatctatgctgaaattcacttccgaacaccattttggataaactaacaagatgaatagaagcatatggaccctatatgatagaagtaaacaaaatgaggtataaactgaattctggaagcaaaagatttttcgagagccgaaacacgtgcgaaaaacttcctctgtcaaactgcgcactagtgatgcgcactggattggcccgaatctgaggagaaacagcattggaatgaaggtcgtctaaacgctgattctgcgatattgtgattcatgtttgtgttttgaatcatgattcaaatcatgattcgaatcacgattctggcttgaggtcgcataaacgcagcctaagaTATACCAATGTATTCAATGACCTCTCTgatatgtgacctttgacctcatgaccTAAAAATCTACTCAGCTTATGCTCATTGTCACATCAATAtccataggcctacatgatacaAGCTTGAAATTTCATCCCTAATACAGTTCATTGGTTATCGCGATAACGATTACGTTTTATTGGAtataatgacctttgatctcaTGACCCCGAAATCATTACCTATCGCGAGTATGAGAATGTGACGGACATAGGGCCCGAAAactacggagcctttaaagtgccatcgacttgacgagatactttatcttgccatgtcgacataataaccttattatgtcgacatggcgagatacgttatctcgccaagtcgacttataaaaagttatatgtcgacatggtgagatacgttatctcgcgagttcgacttataaaaagttatatgccaacatggcgagatacggtatcttgccaagttgacctaTAAaacgttatatgtcaacatagcgagacatttatcttgccaagtcgacttataaaacattatatgtcgacatggcaagatatgaAGTGTCCAAGTCCAAATATCTCGCtaagttgacatataactttttataagtcgacttggcacgataaaatatctcgccatgttgacatataactttttataagtcaacttggcaagataacttatctcgccatgtcgacatataaccttttataagtcgacttggcgagataacgtttctcgccatgtcgacatttattatgtcgacatggcaagataaagtatctcgccaagtcgtcaagtcgatggcactttaaaggctccgtagaAAACAATAACCTTCCGATAACCACATTAAAGAAGTAAATTCtactgaaaagaaaaatcagaggaAAAGAGCTAAACAAGTATATACTTTTATCTACACTTGTCCACTTGACTCACTATCTCGGTCATACTTTTGTACTTTTGCAGGAAATTCGTATCATTATGAAATTGCTGATTGAATTCCAATAAAGCGACATACTGTTAATTCACATTTTTAAGCATTAAAAATTTTGTATCGTACCAGCTTTTATCTTGCAGAGGAACCCAGCAGAGGATGCGCATAACATTTGATTCCATGCACCCGATGTGTCAGCTGAAAacaaaagagagaggggggataaaTCTCAAACGGATTATAGGAACTTGACTTACATGTGCAACTCATTTTCGAGTTTTTTTAAATCGGTGATActtcaaaaatattaattacCTGTAATCATTTTCCCCGCTTGATTTTCTCATGATTATTTGGCACGGACTTGTGTCTTTATCCTTAAGATttttacacatattttttttctttcattttttttttttttctgataccTAAATGTTTAACAAATAACCTGCAGTCAGTATCATATCGTAATTTCTCGATTACCTTtagttcatattttaaaaaagcaTGAAATATGATAGTGGATTCAAAGATTTAATAAAGccttttttctcaaaaaaatcgcCAATAACAAGTAGTATAAGCGTGATGGAATTTCTACCTGTCTCAAGGTAGGTACAGTCTGCTTGACCTGGAGTATTGATGGGTTGGTCAATCCAATTTTCATACGTAGATCTGGTATCATGTACCCACTGCCAATTACTGTCATTGAGATAATCTAAGAGTAGTAACAATCAGAATAAAAGCATTAATGATACTTacaatggtaaaaaatcatACCAACAATAGAGTGTAGTCGTTTCAATGTACACCATGTATTATTTCGTTGGCATAGTTAAATGTTTAAATTTAACCTTTTTCTTAAAGATttgaacacttgtttaaactgtttaacaACTGATATAATCAGCGTGGTATAAACATTTCAAACAGTGTTTTCACTGGGTACTATGAATACTATCAATAATAGAAACAACCACAGtgataatgattttaataataatcataataacaataataataacaataataataatataattataataataataatgataataatgataatgataataatactaataatgataataacaataaaatcataaaatagaatgatattaacgtcataaaaaatcaatgatgtGTTAAAATCAACAAAAACCATACAGATTAACTCATCAGTTATGAAATAATATGGTATAGGGCTGAGGAAACAGATGACACTCAAGCAAGGTCATTTAAATACGATATAGCAAATCAAATTCAGGAAAAATACCCATATTATGTGTCTCTAGCTTTCTTGAAAATGtatagaaaatgataaaataattaccTGAGAATCCAATCCACATTCTGCCAATATTTTCGTCTTGGAGACGGCCCATTTTGGACGCAATAAAAGTATTTTCTGCACCACTAAAATACAACCAAAATGTCACCACCAAAAAGATATGTATTTACTCATTTTATGACAAATGAAcgctacatttttattttatttgagatCATTTGGATAAGTGACGGACAGTTTTAAGTTTTAGCTTGCTAATGgattttttaaacagaaatggtcacaaataaaaaccATTCAGTACACATGTTAAATAGCCAGAGACAAAGGTTAGTATACCGTGAAAGAAGAAATAGAATGACCAAAGGAAATAACAGTTAAAAGGgtggaaatgttttattcatgataagaaaatactttgaaaaaggaattaattcaagattgaataaataatttcaaaccACCATATATAGGATAGGAAAGGAAAGCATAGACGGATAACAGAAATGGAAAGCAGCTATACAGAGCAATGTTAAAATCACAAGTGCTTTTTCACTCACTCAAATATGGTACCAAGCCATCCCCCTTGAGTACTGCAGTAATAACTTGCATCAATCCACGTTCTCTTTATGGCGTTGAATTGATAGCATTCACCTCCGTGAAGGATCCAACCCTCTGCACACGTACCTGTGATGATATATTCAAGATACTATTTAATTACACATTGttacttttcttctctttcctttcatcatagagacaTATGATAATCCCCCTTAGGCCATGATTCTCCCAAAAGtggatttaaataaaaaagagaaaaatccaacaagcacaacactgaaaatttcatcaaaatcggatggaaaataagaaagttatgacaaatttaagtttcgcttaatttcacaaaatagttatattcacattctggtcggcatgcaaatgagggaactgatgacatcacacactaagtatttattttgtattttattatatgaaatatgaatcattctaattttctcctcattgtcctgtgaaacaaagttttatttcgccctgaacatgtggaattaccattgtttaacattttatgtttcagtcaagttggtctttattgtcaaatctgtaaatattgaaatattgtatgaatcaaacaataaaaaacaaaagaaatagtgagtgagggacatcatcaattctctcgattgcatgtgactaaattgtgcatataactattttgtgaaaaataagcgaaactttaaaaatgtcataactctcttattttacatccgattttgatgaaattttcagcattatgcttgtctgatttttctctattgattcaaatcaacatttttctgaggtggacttgacctttaagaactagttgatctaaaaaaagaatagtttccgaaaaaaaagaaatttccaATATAAATCTTAATCACAATTACCATACAGTTATTCaacattatatgaaaataaaaaaaaagatttatctCGATACCTTGTGGTTTTTCGCAGATAAATCTCTTTGTCGAACTACAATCATCCACACTCCATACATCCGGGTCCGGTCCCTTTATCCTACCACAAGCAGGATATATCctaggaaataaaaatatatcagaTATATGTGATATAAGGCAAACTTATATTGTAACAAATATATTAATTGAAACAATatactagtagtactactattactaatactatactactactactactactactatactacaacaactactactactgctgctactactactatactactattgCCAATACGAGTACCACCGTTCCTACTAGGCCTTTCACCACTACTGTACTGAATTTTGCTACTTGGCCTACACTACTTCTATTTCTACTGAAGACGATAAagccgatgatgatgataattataataatagaattgataataagaataagaattataatgatattactaacaataattacaaaaatattgtactttgaATATTAAACGATATACCGAATAACATTACTATTAGTGTCGTGGTGATATTTCCGATGTGAACTTgtccccacaaaaaaaaaatggcgagGCCGCTGATGACAAACTTACTCTGGGTCAGGTTCATTGAAATCCCAATGTTCGTAGTCTGTTATACCAGTCCCATCTTGCCATGTAAATGTGTCTTTGTTGCCCTGTAATTTCAGGAAAAGAAAGTATCTGAGATGGTAAACCTACATGACTATTAATATGAGCAAACATTggattttattaatttcatgagTTTGTTAAATACTTGTTGGAAACTTTCTATCATATCCATGTAtttaaatctatttaaaaaatgtgctggaatatatattcattactttctttttatttttatatatttattcacttatttgtttatcaagttgttaatttattcatattcttaTATTACATATTAATTCGTTTATCTACttagttcattttatttaatttctgtAAAGATTCATTGGTTTCGGTTGCTTCTATTTTTTACTCACTCTGTATGTAAAAGAATAGTTGgttctttaaaataataaataaaataatagtgCGACTTATAAAACGCCCAATTTACTCTTTAAAGTGATCAACACATGTCCCTATTTGtaagcaaaataattttgtttcaccAATCAAGGATTCACGAATGAAATACTCTTTATTAGAAACCGACAATTAAGACTCATCCAATTTCAAAGTAGCAACAATTAACAATTTAGTCATCTCCAAATTACATGTTTGAAAACTTGACAGCTCGATATACCATTAAGAAGACCTAATGAGCAATTAATATTTGTAGTTAAGAATAACTTGAAAAAGGTATGTACTTCATCACTGAGTCCAATCCAGTACTGCACGTTAGCATGACGTAGCTGCATTGAAGTAGCAAACGTTTGTTCTTCTTCCGAATTGATAGATATGATGTATCCATCCATCAAGGTACAATACTGTGTAGCAAAATCCATGTTCTTAGTATCAGTTACCCATAGGTAACACTTGTCATCGAAAGATTCCCAACCATCCTTGATGTTACATGTGGGGATTTCTTCTGTAAAGGGGGAATATAAAGTATGTTGTTTACTAGAATCGGAATCTTGGTTGACGAGTAAGCAGTTTTATCTACATATAACAGGTATTCCATTGAGAGTGAATATCTATCTTGTTTGATATTACAGAACATAGCATTATGACTAAGCGATGAAGTTTCCACACATTCTTGGACAAAACCAACTCTTCTGATTTTAATCTATCTAAAGCCAACGTGGCTGGACTTTTTTTGTTACTGTGCAACATTCGAGAGtaattttcgattcgatttcgaaGTTAATGAATTGAAAGATAAAATCCCATTTGATTTCCAGTTCAAGGAAACAATATAGGCcctaacaaaatgaaattaaagaagggctgtttttgtctcacctgcatagcagagtgagactataggcgccgcttttccgacggcgacggcggcggcgacggcggcggcggcgtcaacaccaaatcttaacctgaggttaagtttttgaaatgacagcataacttagaaagtatatggacctagttcatgaaacttggccataaggttaatcaagtattactaaacatcctgcctgagtttcatgtcacatgaccaaggtcaaaggtcatttagggtcaatgaacttagaccatgttgggggaatcaacatcaaaatcttaacctaaggttaagtttttgaaatgtcatcataacttagaaaatatatggacctagttcatgaaacttatacataaggttaatcaagtatcactgaacatcctgcatgagtttcacgtcacatgaccaaggtcaaaggtcatttagggtcaatgaactttggccgaattgggggtatctgttgaattaccatcataactttaaaagtttatgaatcttattcatgaaacttggacataatagtaatcaagtattactgaacatcctgtgcaagtttcaggtcacatgatcaaggtcaaaggtcatttagggtcaatgaactttggccaaattggggtatttgttgaattacagccataaatttgaaagtgtgttggtctagttcataaaacttggacataatagtaatcaagtatcactgaacatcctgtgcgagtttcaggtcacatgatcaaggtcaaaggtcatgtaaggtcaaagaactttggccacgttgggggtatttgttgaattgccatcatatctctataagtgtattggtctagttcataaaacgtggaaataagagtaaccaagtatcactgaacatcttgtgcgagttatagtagttttcaaaatcagcactgctgctatattgaatcgcgtgatgcaggtgagacggccagaggcattccacttgttaagttTGATGTCTGAAACAAACTTATCCAAATCCTTAATTAACTGATGTTGCCACACAATTGAGAAGAGAATTCGCAGATGTTAGAAATGGATAAACGTTTGGAGAGTAATAAGAGATTATGAtgaaaatcaaaaaaaaaaattatcaattcaAACAATGAGATATATTAGTTTAGTCTACTTTCAGAGGAGTTTAATCTACACAGTCAATGGATCGTACTTTTTTCTTCTAAGTGTACCTGATCCTTTTGAGCAAACAAAAGCATTGGCGGCCAGACACTGTTCATCATTCCATGTCCCTCCTTCGTACATCTCAACACAATCTTCTCCGATGCCATCATAGTTATTGGGATTCCCTGGAGCCCAATTCCTAGAATCATCCAAGAAAAGGTCAATGTataattttaaatatatattgattTCGAAATTGTTACGATTCTGTTACAGAAATTCACAATCAGCAAGTgcgtaggctggtttgagcatgaGGAGATGCTTATCCTGGGCAGGTGGAACTTAAGTGGTatggggtgcacatcttgggtaAGTGGGAATAAAGTATGGAAAAATTAGCTattgaaagcagaagaagggatacaaatttcgttttgcttgccagtgtcggaactcctctgcctcagcgaGAGGGTGCACGTGCACCCAGTGCAACCCCAGTGCACGCCCTTGATCAGCTCATAGTATACAAACTCCTAGATCCATTTATTattcaatctaaaaaaaatagccAAATAAATTCCTTTTATAATGCCGTAATTTAATTAGTAAttataataccaacatgcttatatagtgcatatcactgtCAAGCATTTTGTCATGGGTGATTATTCAATTACGTTGTACCGGACCTTATTGTTGGTCAAAAAAGATATATCATTAAATGGTATTTATCCAAGCCTGAGCTCATCCTTATTACAGTGTGTTACACATATGTTAATACATTTTTGTTCGACCTATAATAAATCAAAAATAACTCTTGAAAATTGCAGATCAATAAAGATATCTACTCATAAAAAATGTTTACCGTCATTTTTTATAAGGAAATGACATACAGtaaaaaagaagacaaatattttttttactaaatgtAGAGTCGAAATAAATAGTGCCTGATTTTTTGTTATATCATAGATTAAGATGTCACTATGTGGTTGGATAATCACGTAAATGATGGTTCAGTCCCATCTATCCATATGAATGTATTGTCTTCTATGCGATCGTAGAGTCCAATCCAGACTATAAGGTTGTCCATGGAGGGTTGATCAACCAGCCAATTCTATGTAGACAAATAAAAGGAACTAAGAATAAGCTAATGAGTGCTTGAAAATAAATCCTGTTAGTCTTTTAGACAAAAATCAAACGCTCGCAAAAGATGTTTGGTACATTCAAATAATTTCACCTTTTGAGACGAACTTATCATTTATAGCATTCATGGTAGATCACaattaaaatgttaagtttATGAACAATAATATTTGTCAGCAGTCCCTTTAAAGACTCACGTTCATATCTTGACTCTCCAGTTTAATGAGATTTGCATGTCTATCCTGGCAATACTCCTGGGCAAGGTTAAATGTTAATCTGGTGCGGACAACGAGCACACAAATATCTTGATATTTCATCCAACCATCTCCACAGTCAGCTAAAGATAAAGGAATGAAATAGACATATCTTTAACAT
This genomic interval from Lytechinus pictus isolate F3 Inbred chromosome 3, Lp3.0, whole genome shotgun sequence contains the following:
- the LOC129255419 gene encoding macrophage mannose receptor 1-like, which encodes MYSNGYWNDEQCLGLAYPICERAVGLTGPPPTTLNYEPPCPMGWYKYEEQCLLVGKITRAFNSARDNCKDLNSDLVIVKSEELNSFISNLISGYDNDPFWIGLSDRRIKDEFLWVDGTPLAEDDYSNWSPDEPNESDGLNEDCVEIYAHTGKWNDEQCIAPQKYICSRPTVFQSTTPRPSTTADCGDGWMKYQDICVLVVRTRLTFNLAQEYCQDRHANLIKLESQDMNNWLVDQPSMDNLIVWIGLYDRIEDNTFIWIDGTEPSFTNWAPGNPNNYDGIGEDCVEMYEGGTWNDEQCLAANAFVCSKGSEEIPTCNIKDGWESFDDKCYLWVTDTKNMDFATQYCTLMDGYIISINSEEEQTFATSMQLRHANVQYWIGLSDEGNKDTFTWQDGTGITDYEHWDFNEPDPEIYPACGRIKGPDPDVWSVDDCSSTKRFICEKPQGTCAEGWILHGGECYQFNAIKRTWIDASYYCSTQGGWLGTIFDGAENTFIASKMGRLQDENIGRMWIGFSDYLNDSNWQWVHDTRSTYENWIDQPINTPGQADCTYLETADTSGAWNQMLCASSAGFLCKIKAESTVTPVTDPDNIGSCELGWDLYNQWCYYSPSEKKTFLDAEAECAALFPESHLASIHSIGEQSFITERLYFIGDWTWVGLTDLEDENNWKWTDGTNNPMEITTSMQ